The genomic region GAGCTTGAAGGAACTATAGTTTGCTTGATCTCCTGATCCAAAGTCATGACTTAGATCATCTCCATTTGTGAAGCAGATGGATTCTTGTTCTTTTAACTTATAGAAGGTGAAATGTGCAAGCCACTTTCTCTATAATGAAATGGATAATTGGATTTATACTTCCATATGCAAGTCACTTCCATGCGTGTTCGACtgagttaattttttaatctttctcCTGATTGTGTTCCATTGTTTGGCAGAAATTACTGTGTAAGTAAGGGCTTTGATATCAAGGAGCAGCTACAGCTGCGCAGCTTGTTTCTTTGTTCTTGTATTTGTTTAGagtatttgaaatttatatatataaatatatgtatgtatataatatatatagctATTTCTTTTGTGCACATATTAATCGATTACTATTGATATGCCTGCTATGATGGATAATGCTCAGTTTGAAGATCACGCCCTTAACAACTTGCTGGTGAATTCTTTTTGCCTGAATTTGACAATTTTGGAGCTCTCATTTGTCGGGTGGTAGCTCCCTCTTGTGATTTCTGCTGATCATGTTTGTTAATTAGGCTAAttgttagaagttgtatttgTCTCACATCGTTAAGTTGTTGGGTTTttggtgtatatatatatacgtgGATTGGACATCCTCTTCCTTTGAGTTAGCTTTTGGAAATGAGTTCTACCAATCCCATTTATCACTAATTATTGTCATCGGTAAAGTTATTTAGCATTTTGAGTGATGAAGTTATATACTCATCGgagattaaatattttatgagaaaaagTGATTTTTGTGAGCTCCTGATTCCATGACAATGTAGAATGTCTTCAAAATATTTTCGTGGTAATTAAGCCTTTgtttatgtaaatttataatttgctACACTTTATTAATTTCGTATTCGTCGTGGTCTACTCAGGAATAATGATATGAATGATCACCAAAATTTAGACCgactatttatattattattcctGGTTTACCAACTATAAtggttctattttttcttGCTGTTAATCTGGTATGTTAAAATCTTCTCTGTTGAATTTTCCCAAGCTACCAATTTTGTTGCAAAACACTGCAGTTTTCTGTTGCTACAGTTCTTCTGCTATATGCTATATTTGTGTTACTCCTTAGGATTCTCCTTAACATGGTAGCATttcctttgtttcttttactGTTTCGCACTTTGATATTGAATGattattacatatttaattatttaaaacgAATAAATGAGTGTCAATTATTTATccttttaagataaaatttatcGTACGAGATTAACAAATGAGctctttatatatagaaaagagGAGAACTCAATACTCATTTATTTCCATTAAAAGACACTAAAACATTACATTTTTGTTATTACTAAGCCACTCTAATTGGCATAAGCTGTGGGATACAAAAGGAGATAACCTTCCCTTACAACTTTTTCACCAACAATGAGTTTCAGAGATCCAGACCCATTGTCCAGTTATAAACCATTTGATAAGTTTCAACAGGTACATACTGTGGAATGAAATGGCCTCCTCCCTGTACAGACACAAATGGTAATTACAATGCAACTTCAATTTAACCTTCTACTTAAAAAAGACATTAACATAACATTGATAGTAAAGAAAACTTCTTACCTTTACGCTTACATATGTCAAAGAGAAACCAGCTCTGGCATTTTCATACTTTCTTGTGTATctgaataaatatattcaagcaaaaatattaattagttaataatgaCGTCATTTATATATGCAGTTTAGCTTTTACTATCTTGAATTGTAAAAAAAGACTACTCTCACTCAATTTAGAGGTCGTTTTgattcttaaacaaaatagGGTGGAAATAGGAATAGGAATGGGAATGAGAACGAGTGGTTCTGTGTTTGGtttatcaaaaattatttcaaaatcatattGAGATTACCCATCAGTGGAAATTATTCataacttattatttatataatttatatatttgttgtaTATAATAATCacaaattaatcattattattttttacctataattaaatattattattagtgtaACTGAATTCGATTCGCATATTATGCTAAACTAAacaacatataaaatataatcaattctCATTTCTATTTCTTCATTCTCATTCCCGATCTTGAACCAAACGATTCATTAATGgctagtataataaaatagttgaGTTggataactttattttttttgggcGGTCCAAATAAATCCAGAAATTTCAATCTTTTTGGCTCAATTTAATCAAATTGTCTAGTAAATTATATCATTGGTGTCACTCTCCTAGGTCATATAAATCAAGGAGTGCTTCTTCTTGTTAGGAATGTGTATTACAcgctcaatttttttatttgggtaATAAGGTTACAATGAGCCAAAACCAGAGAGTACCTGGATTTATTTGGACTAATTTAAGCTCTATTTAATCCCATGTAACATATTTAAGGGTCAAATTGACCCTTTATCAAAAGAAGTAGTATTAATAAAgctaaaagatataaattaaGTCTTGATACTTACCCCAAAGTTTCACTGGAAACAGTAATATCTCTCCATTTTTCAGTCTCATCCAAGCCAAGTGATCCTATCCACATCTCTATTGAAACATTTGGTATGTCCATATCATGGTCACcactgaaaaaagaaaattataattaataataaataaagtccttcaacattttataaatttcacatTTGACCCCTCTCactttataaaaagataaaatgaatcaaatagttatattaaaatttttaaaactggGTAGAATTGctataaacttataaaatGGGACTAAAATtgtcaaataattaattaagattatcaaaatacacacacatttaaaagaaaaaaaaaagggctAGAGAAGCTTATTTTTTACCTCATAATTAGGTTTCTGATACTGGTGGTGGTAAGATCTTGGTAATATGGCACCACATTCTTCTGAGTTTTGTCGTATAAAATATTGTCAACTGTGGTACTCCACAGGAAATATGGATCTGGAGCATTATTCTGTGATTTACATGAAAacaaatttcatttatttgtatttgatCTAACGCTCAAAAACAACTTAGAATTTTAGCggatttttaatcattttaaccGATCTATTTAATTATGGTAAATTTAGTTCGAGTTCAtcgattaattataaaattcacgACACGAACAcgaatttaaaaaaacttaatttgtatttgtatatatgtaaaattagTGACATGTTACGTACCATATCAACTTGAAGAGCTTCAAATACACCTGGGTAATTCGCCCAAGTGTTTGCAATTTGTTGATACCCTTTCTATATAACAAGCAAATAAACTAAGTTTAATCACTTCAACTAATTCACAATTAAGAGgcattaattataaaagaaaataaataataataataataataataataataataataataataattaatatatttaaatgatCACAATTTACCCTGCACACTGGAGTAGTAACACGGTCGGCCTGAAGGGAAGTTGCAGATTTCTGGCGGAGAGATCGACGGCCCATCTTTATGATCATGTCATAAGGTTTTTTACTGAGAGACTGAGTTGTATTTTGAGGACCTTGCGAGTCACCACCACATGAAGGATCTAAAATGTATCCCAAGTTTATATGGGCAACTAGCTGCaattaatgttaaaaatataacagagttaattaatttataagaataatatataatttctttttatcatttcaatgtatttaagtaattataaaatttaaaaatatatgtcattgatatttaattatttaaatataaaatattcataatacATATCATTCGGCCTAAGACCGCCACCGATACTTTTTGGAATGTAAATTTACTCTAACTGACCTTTTTAACAGGCACCATAGCTTTTTCACACTCTTCATTTGGAGGGTTTGAATAGTTTCCCTCACAAGTTCTTACAGCATCCttgaaggataaagaaaaataagagttaataattattattattataaataatgactcaaatatgaaattactaattaatatataattaagttgCTAATTATTTGAACAActgaaattcataattaacaataatgaaaattctcatatgtttttcttttttgcttttttttttttcaaaaagaaaaaggcacaACTTTACCTCAAAGATTTCATCAGCAATTAAACCCATTTTGTTAGCATAGACATATTTGGAACTTTGATCTTGATCAAAATTTGCTCCTGGTcctatcagaaaataaccctgttcaaataataacaaaacataaaaatttatttaaattaaaaaacttaattttggaatttaattaacaattataaataaaccatGTACCCTCAAATTCACATATGGCTGAGCTCCAGCATTATTAGCTGCAttcagttaaaaaaaaaaacaattaaaaaaaataccctTCTAGAGAGTTAATTAAATTCAGAAATTGTGATTTAATTTGATAactaatgattttttttttaattttaccaTTTTGAATGTCTTGTACAGCAATAGGAACTGAGTTTCCACTGAACCCATCACCAGCAATGTAAATGTCATTCCACTTGAATTTAGGATTATTTTGCACCCACTGCACAGAATTgacacaaaaacaaaaaagaaattataaaaatatggcTCTCAaaactttataatattaaatggtATAAGAATTGAGGAAAAATTCTTATCTACAgcacaaataaaaaatcgAACATGCATATAcgactattttatattttgatattaaatgatcaacatatattttattatttaaaattaataaatataaaatcgaATAAATCACGAAAAAAATTGCAGACTGTAAACTTGACATTAGGCATACCTTGCGGATGAATTCATTGAGATTTGCAGCGTATTTTATGTTACTCGTTTGGTTACCTTCTTCAGTTTTTGAATAAGAAAATCCAGTAGCCGCAGGTCCATCAATAAAAAGTACATTCAGGAACTacaaaattatcataaataaataaataagtttttataaaagagattaataataataataataataataatagaattaataaatgcTTTACCTTGGTCCAAGCATAATCGTTATCAAAGAGTTTTGGAATCTCTGTATTGGTAGGGTCAGTGACATTATAGTTCCAATCAAGAGTCAAGGGACCTAACCAAAAGTATACAATTCCCACAAGTGAATCAGTTTtgggattttcttttttagaatttccataattttataattttaaacatataattaaagtaaatcTTAAATCTTACACCTTTTAAATTTGAGGATAATGAATTTCAACTCCCTTTTTACTTAGAAAACTGAATATTCAATTCAAAGAAAGATTTTCTCATATAtgaactaaataaaaatttatgattatatgaaattatatttaatagatatttaaatattagatttttgtaataaatttaagattttattttgttgataaaagaatagcacttaaagataaaatactttaatatttagctgtattaataaataaaattaaaaaaaataaaacatataacatatatttttaaaaaatatgtacacaaatattattacatagagtaatattttttaagataaaattttaaaaatttatgacttattacagtataaaatttattcctATCTATAATTAGCacaaattgaaacaaaaaatttataattatttaaaaattatttctataaagaatattactttaaatagatttcttttactatatttaatgtttataaaaCCTTTAATTTGAAATCTCTAAATTGAAATGATgtcttaaataattttagaaataaattaatttattatttacagtTCACgtgtaataaaaaaagaaataattacatataaacacatttaattaaaagtatataattcataagaaaaataaagcatTACCAATTCCGAAAAAGAAGCCCCATAAACCAGAATAACCAGGGCCGCCACTAACGTAGAACAAGATTGGGTCGGTTTCAGGATTGTTGTTCGACtccacaaaataataaaacaactgTATGTTGCCATTGTCCACACCCACATATCtacataattttcattttaattaaaataaaatatataaaaataatattagcttaaaaaataaaaaaagactaACCCAGTTTCAAGAGTGAAGGGAAGTTCATTGCTACTGTAACCAGGTAAACTGGTTACAATGCCACCAGAGGCAGCCTTCACCAGGAAaatcaagagaaagaaaagatgcaAAATAGGCATTTTGGAAGCTATTGATGTTTGTCTTAGTTCTATGAAATTACTTAGCCTCTCTTTCTCCACTCCTTATATAGAAAATTCAACTCGCAACAGGACAACTATAATTATAGCCTTAAGAAACACACTGTATTGGTATGATTGTgtggatatatttttatattagagcAGCCCTCCTCTTAATTTTCTAAGGcatttacatatttaaagctagatttaattatttttgagacTAAAAAAGATTAGTTAACTTTgaaatatagtattttattGAGTTACTGATAAGACGGAAAGGAAGTTCGAACTCGATAATTGATATAACTCTGAAATATGTATTTACTATCCGATTCAAAGTGATACTagatggaaaaaaaaaaatacttttatacaTATGAACAATTGATATAACtctgaaatatatatttactatccGATTCGGAGTGatattaaaccaaaaaaaatactatttatgTACATGAGTAATTGATATAATTCTGAATTATGTATTATCCGATTCATAATGATAttagacaaataaaaaatactatttatgCACATGGTATGAAATAATTTGCAAGTagacaatttttttattataattttgtcTTTCACATTGTTTTGAATATAGCTAGTACCTTTAATCCTGACAAATAACATAAAGTGGCTATTAATACTACTTTATGATAGCATCCATCTCATTTTTCAAACTTATCTTTGTTTTAGGGTTTACACCCATTGTACTAATTTATGGTCATTGACCAAATGCCCATTGTCTTCCTTTATGCCCAACTTAATTTAAGGTTATTCAAAAACTGTCACCTATATGTACTTGACTCAAATACTTTAGAGACAAATATCATGAGTTTAATTCTCTATATATGCATTAAATTAGTGTTCGTGTTTACGACAAGTGTAAATAAATAACgatctattaaattttttataaattaattaattatttttaatgtatgaataaaaaatacattcaaattagataattattttttattatctattcAGGTAAATACAAAGATTTATTGTATTTATCTCCGGCTATTATTGTCTAAGTAGATTGTGACAGAAACTTTATCTTCTAGTCTATTTCTCTTTGATGTCTTTTAACTCATTAAACCATACTCGTTTTATATTATAGAGAGTATGTTTAAATCTTAAGATTGTAGGAAcatttcaataatatttttatatgaatttttatttaattataaataattattttaatttatcttaaaatatatgtgtGTTCCAACAatactttctattttattttctaataaaatctaatttttacatatactctttataatagaaaaagagtatgatttaagagtttgttaaatatattttagaaaatttattgaaaGCTAAATTCTTACATATATTGCCTATAATAGAGAAACGAGTATGATCCTATGATTTATAAACTTGTTGAAATGTTATAAaattcttcatatttttttaaaaaatttaaagaaagaaaaaataattattaagaattattttattatttttattatttttttctccttttcttaaaactacatttattttcattttatattaattaaaaagttaaatagaaaataaactcaaaaATTATCAATACTTACATATTTTTCGagacaaattaaaattaaatactaattatttataattaaataaaagaacatatataaaaCATTATAAAGATGCTCAAATCAATTATCACGCACCTCCCATTATTTATCTAAAActtacaaataattaaatgaactATATAAAtcatgataataattaaatagataatagATACATGGACCACCAAATCACGTGAGATTTCTAacatcttttttcttattattttcttttaatataaccAATGTGCACAAACccatatgagaaaagaaagtgGGTTCTCAAgagtaatataaaaataatattaaaatatcccattttaatttatctaaatacttatttattagatttaagatataatcattatatttaatagaaaataatcttaaaatactaaagatatttttttaaaagtattttatattcaattggATAAGAATTGAggcaatttaaaataatattatatagtattatttcttttataaaaatatggaCCGACTCTCGAAATGGTTGTCTgagaatattaaataaataatactatcTATGCACATGGTatgaaataatatgcaagtagagatttatttatttattatttttttcacatTGTTTTGAATATTATACAAGTGGCCAGTGTACTACTTTATGATagcatctttctttcttatttaaatatgtgCAACTATGGGTTTAGAAATATGTGCTCTTGAAAGGGGtaaagattttgaatttaatctTCACCTATATATTagatgaatttatttttattttttataaagaaatgatGATGATCcattagaatttaatattggttgatttaattttttaattagaaataatttaatagaaaaaataataaatagtagtaatataaaaataaagtttgtataacgatgaaattataaattattataaataaaagaattataataaataattaatcccaaaaaataaaaatatctctgttttattttattttattaaatttttgtattttttatttttattaaaaataaatgatttttaattaaaatataaatataactataaaaactaaataccataaataaaaatatgtataaaaattcttaataaaactataattataaGTGGAAGAGTTCaatataatacaataatatcTAAAATCCGACAATacaaaaagtgaaaaatctaaaaatttaataatgcatcttatttattttaaattaataattacatctcaattatttattatttcaatatgtatatatataaatactaaagtaatttttttgtttttattattatcattcaGGTAAATACAAGTGTATGATCAAACAGTGTTTTGCAGTCTTATTCCTCTTTCGGTGCACTTATTTGATGGATGGAAAACACAAGCAgaagagaaaatattttaaaatattattgggTAGGCTAGGGACACTTTGCAGTCACTTTCCCATCAAGAAAGTCGATGGTAAAAAACTCagtaaatttcaaatttccattatttgtaataatattttaatacttgagaatatttctaaaaattataattttaagactTTAATTCAGCCATTctgtttaaaatattttaaggaccattttatttccttttaaatttaaaagaaaaaaaaatcactcttaataagattttattattttttatttctgctTACTACGAcgaagaaatttaaataaaaaaaaatcatcagAATATATACACTTTTCgagaaaaattaatcaattacaattaaaataaaaaatatttttatttatttaaaacttataaataattaaataaatgatacATATGGACCACCAAATCACGTGATAtttataacatttttttattgttttatttttaatagaacAAAATGTGCATAAACCCATGTATAAAGatccttaaaaaaataataaataaataaaaggaaaaaaatacatatatgtatatagaaATGAAAGTGCTGGTTTTCCTAAACCGGAGCCGGCCATCGTTATCCTCTTTGACACGTGAAAATTGAGAACAATTAAAACGTGGTCCGAGTGCTTCGTTGGCTAGTCAATTAAAGAGATTCTTCACGGCTCATCCTCTTCCCTATTAATTTACATAGTACCATTAAGAGTTCATTCATTTTGTTTGGAGGCATATTCCAGCCAAGTTTCACATTGTCTTGCCAAAGAGATATGTTGTCCTTTAGTGCCCAATTTTTGGCaggtttaataaaataattattgttaaaaCAAAATGAGGTTtcgttgttttataatttttggcatgtagtttttttttaaaaaaaaaaatatgatgtaacaaaaaatatattaaaatattttaatttataaaaatttatttatttttactccGATcagttatatattatatacttataatataaatgaaaataaaatatacgacgtgatattattttgtacaaaaagtgtttaaattttttaaagaataaaacataaagctaggaatattatatatacgtataacagaaaataatatccaagatattaatattaatatttcaattttataactctaaaataatatataagatgAATGAATAAATCAAATGCTCTAACACCCGATACTTTAAGATGTAGAGAAAGTTTATGATGTGAAATAActaagaaatagaaatattaatataatatttaaataattattttatttaaaaatttaaattgttaagTGAAACTCTATGAAtcgtatattttttttacacaTCCTCGAACACACAGATGTCTATTGGATTTggaatgtaaataaaaattaaattttaaatatttcattcgTAGGAGCTCTAAtattatgttaaatttttatttttttaagtttaagcTATTAGTTGAGATTTTAAGAATTTCtaacaataacaaaaaattcTCAAGTTGACAATCATTCTTTACATAGAAATCGaaataaacacaaataaaaaagtgcataaatatttcaaaaaaattatttaaaattgctATAAAgcttttagaaaataaaaataatataaaattattttaaaatttttatgatgtgccgcataaaaatattatcttttgtttggatcgggagaaaataaataaatgagaaaaataataaaagaaaataattttttatgttgagaaagagagaaataagaGAAGGAAATAATTTCtgattattttatagattcaatttgatagtaaataaatattttaattttaaataaatatttaaattaatttttatttttttgaagtaaataaaagagaaaattaaaaaaataaaaattacattttggaaaaaagaagagaagttcattttaaaaattatatttctgcaccttcataaaaaaaaaaagaaaaaaaactataaaaggCTTAAAATTGTTTTGTCTCTGTGAACAaagattaatattatttaattacattgTGAAGTTGGGTCTAaaataaagacaaaaaaaaggTGAGGCTGCTTTACTTTAGAAAAAACAAGTCCAGTTTGATTAGATAGGTAACTGTATGCagacaaaaaaacaaaaaaaggacAGGACACGTTAGCTGGCCCCTGGATTATTCTTGTTTTTTCAATTGggtccttttattttattctatttgaGATCCtaacctttatttttttattttattattcttgttttttttcttttgacagaCTTTTCTTTGACAAAA from Ricinus communis isolate WT05 ecotype wild-type chromosome 9, ASM1957865v1, whole genome shotgun sequence harbors:
- the LOC8261744 gene encoding serine carboxypeptidase-like 18; protein product: MPILHLFFLLIFLVKAASGGIVTSLPGYSSNELPFTLETGYVGVDNGNIQLFYYFVESNNNPETDPILFYVSGGPGYSGLWGFFFGIGPLTLDWNYNVTDPTNTEIPKLFDNDYAWTKFLNVLFIDGPAATGFSYSKTEEGNQTSNIKYAANLNEFIRKWVQNNPKFKWNDIYIAGDGFSGNSVPIAVQDIQNANNAGAQPYVNLRGYFLIGPGANFDQDQSSKYVYANKMGLIADEIFEDAVRTCEGNYSNPPNEECEKAMVPVKKLVAHINLGYILDPSCGGDSQGPQNTTQSLSKKPYDMIIKMGRRSLRQKSATSLQADRVTTPVCRKGYQQIANTWANYPGVFEALQVDMNNAPDPYFLWSTTVDNILYDKTQKNVVPYYQDLTTTSIRNLIMSGDHDMDIPNVSIEMWIGSLGLDETEKWRDITVSSETLGYTRKYENARAGFSLTYVSVKGGGHFIPQYVPVETYQMVYNWTMGLDL